The following proteins come from a genomic window of Manduca sexta isolate Smith_Timp_Sample1 chromosome 6, JHU_Msex_v1.0, whole genome shotgun sequence:
- the LOC115455982 gene encoding protein tipE isoform X1 — translation MAEDEKIPPTFLEKLLFYTTATFVLLAIFSLFAFLFLVPFVIEPAFTTIFMQFDPVGAQCVTAQVKHLVGASNCTWASCREGCTKDLYECTQIRVNYKLGDYGNITESEVENLIRVERALRNDYEYENYEVAGDKTYPEMTDEQELPDALPTGLQGNDSEWYFTGARLFPNVKGCGYPPILNCTIFYGKYRPLGTNYTCYYSRVDPGLVITDLDMWQNTLNLVYAMAIPIPSFIISVIYLTFAYFKIYNTEDESEQAPLKSDAEAMATGDDEKPTTPGSDTFREDLACFGHQLKMQLANEKPKEGFESNSPPISNSASLSGTKSSFVNA, via the exons ATGGCCGAAGACGAAAAGATACCACCGACATTTCTCGAGAAACTCCTGTTCTACACAACAGCTACCTTCGTCCTGCTCGCCATCTTCAGTCTGTTCGCCTTCTTGTTCTTAGTACCGTTTGTGATCGAGCCCGCGTTCACcacaatatttatgcagtttgaTCCAGTGGGAGCGCAGTGCGTGACAGCTCAAGTAAAGCATTTGGTTGGAGCCAGTAATTGCACCTGGGCATCTTGTAGAGAAGGCTGCACTAAGGATCTGTATGAGTGCACGCAAATCAGGGTCAATTATAAACTCGGTGACTACGGGAATATCACTGAGAGTGAAGTGGAAAACCTCATTAGAGTTGAGAGGGCTCTGAGGAACGATTACGAATATGAAAACTACGAGGTAGCCGGCGATAAAACTTATCCCGAAATGACCGATGAACAGGAGCTGCCTGACGCTCTGCCTACAGGTCTGCAAGGAAACGACTCAGAATGGTACTTCACTGGAGCCAGGCTGTTTCCAAACGTGAAGGGATGTGGTTATCCTCCCATATTGAATTGCACTATATTCTACGGAAAATACAGGCCTTTGGGCACCAACTATACATGTTACTACAGCCGCGTGGACCCCGGTCTCGTGATCACTGACCTGGACATGTGGCAGAACACCTTGAACCTGGTATATGCGATGGCAATACCAATACCATCCTTCATCATCTCTGTGATTTATCTGACGTTTGCTTACTTCAAAATCTACAATACTGAGGATGAATCGGAGCAGGCGCCGTTGAAGAGTGATGCTGAGGCGATGGCGACCGGTGATGATGAGAAGCCTACCACTCCAGGCTCAGACACCTTTAGGGAGGACCTGGCGTGCTTCGGACACCAGCTCAAGATGCAGTTGGCTAATGAGAAGCCGAAGGAAGGATTCGAGTCCAACAGTCCACCTATCTCTAATTCCGCCTCGTTGTCTGG GACCAAGTCTTCATTCGTGAACGCCTAG
- the LOC115455982 gene encoding protein tipE isoform X2, protein MAEDEKIPPTFLEKLLFYTTATFVLLAIFSLFAFLFLVPFVIEPAFTTIFMQFDPVGAQCVTAQVKHLVGASNCTWASCREGCTKDLYECTQIRVNYKLGDYGNITESEVENLIRVERALRNDYEYENYEVAGDKTYPEMTDEQELPDALPTGLQGNDSEWYFTGARLFPNVKGCGYPPILNCTIFYGKYRPLGTNYTCYYSRVDPGLVITDLDMWQNTLNLVYAMAIPIPSFIISVIYLTFAYFKIYNTEDESEQAPLKSDAEAMATGDDEKPTTPGSDTFREDLACFGHQLKMQLANEKPKEGFESNSPPISNSASLSG, encoded by the exons ATGGCCGAAGACGAAAAGATACCACCGACATTTCTCGAGAAACTCCTGTTCTACACAACAGCTACCTTCGTCCTGCTCGCCATCTTCAGTCTGTTCGCCTTCTTGTTCTTAGTACCGTTTGTGATCGAGCCCGCGTTCACcacaatatttatgcagtttgaTCCAGTGGGAGCGCAGTGCGTGACAGCTCAAGTAAAGCATTTGGTTGGAGCCAGTAATTGCACCTGGGCATCTTGTAGAGAAGGCTGCACTAAGGATCTGTATGAGTGCACGCAAATCAGGGTCAATTATAAACTCGGTGACTACGGGAATATCACTGAGAGTGAAGTGGAAAACCTCATTAGAGTTGAGAGGGCTCTGAGGAACGATTACGAATATGAAAACTACGAGGTAGCCGGCGATAAAACTTATCCCGAAATGACCGATGAACAGGAGCTGCCTGACGCTCTGCCTACAGGTCTGCAAGGAAACGACTCAGAATGGTACTTCACTGGAGCCAGGCTGTTTCCAAACGTGAAGGGATGTGGTTATCCTCCCATATTGAATTGCACTATATTCTACGGAAAATACAGGCCTTTGGGCACCAACTATACATGTTACTACAGCCGCGTGGACCCCGGTCTCGTGATCACTGACCTGGACATGTGGCAGAACACCTTGAACCTGGTATATGCGATGGCAATACCAATACCATCCTTCATCATCTCTGTGATTTATCTGACGTTTGCTTACTTCAAAATCTACAATACTGAGGATGAATCGGAGCAGGCGCCGTTGAAGAGTGATGCTGAGGCGATGGCGACCGGTGATGATGAGAAGCCTACCACTCCAGGCTCAGACACCTTTAGGGAGGACCTGGCGTGCTTCGGACACCAGCTCAAGATGCAGTTGGCTAATGAGAAGCCGAAGGAAGGATTCGAGTCCAACAGTCCACCTATCTCTAATTCCGCCTCGTTGTCTGG ATGA
- the LOC115455981 gene encoding dynein regulatory complex subunit 4: MPPKGGKGGAKKPPAIVIDGVDTSEMTREKLEQFTLRVKEELDKEREERNYFQLERDKIRTFWEITRQQLEEAKAELRNRERATEEAQEENEALLETEKQKIKHLKYEQQAAAAALRAENLVALKAAKEEHAEQELELLNDKRALRSEIREKVLAAQDELRRAKLIHAEELSNARSEFEEKARQIEDKADKKLHETKVEMTVKHRTEIAEVEERKNKQLSELIAHHERAFSDLKNYYNDITLNNLGLISSLKQQMEDMQKVKERAEKIARDAVAEAKNLREPLEAAIVDNKELKRQMSNYDRDKAALAAKTKQLASLEKQFEVLKWEYEVLQVRYDRVLAERDELKSRFSRAVLEVQQKASLKTALLEAKLKNMEGSDLGPRDLHELLKLKDTQVEDLRYEAARLRKAHDDLLATYEAKLAKLGVPAEELGFKPLKAVAVAGMSPVIGQGPAGLVTKEQ, translated from the exons ATG CCGCCAAAAGGAGGAAAAGGGGGAGCGAAGAAACCACCAG cgATCGTTATTGATGGAGTGGACACATCTGAGATGACCCGAGAAAAACTCGAGCAATTCACGCTTAGGGTTAAAGAAGAATTAGATAAAGAAAGAGAAGAAAGAAACTACTTTCAATTAGAGAGGGACAAGATTCGTACATTTTGGGAAATAACTAGACAACAGCTAGAAGAAGCTAAAGCCGAACTGAGGAATAGAGAAAGAGCTACAGAAGAAGCCCAAGAGGAGAACGAAGCCCTACTAGAAACAGAGAAGCAGAAAATAAAGCATCTCAAATATGAGCAACAAGCCGCTGCAGCCGCTTTAAGAGCTGAAAATCTAGTAGCGCTGAAAGCTGCAAAAGAGGAGCATGCGGAACAAGAGTTGGAATTATTAAATGACAAAAGAGCGCTAAGGTCAGAAATTAGAGAAAAAGTTTTAGCAGCACAGGATGAATTACGAAGAGCCAAATTGATACATGCTGAAGAATTGTCAAATGCAAGATCGGAATTTGAGGAAAAAGCTCGTCAAATAGAAGATAAAGCTGATAAGAAATTGCATGAAACTAAAGTTGAAATGACCGTTAAGCATAGAACAGAAATAGCTGAGGTCGAAGAAAGGAAAAATAAGCAGTTGTCAGAATTAATCGCTCATCACGAAAGAGCATTTTCTGatttaaagaattattataaCGACATTACATTGAACAatttag GTCTGATCAGCAGTTTAAAACAGCAAATGGAAGATATGCAAAAGGTTAAGGAAAGAGCTGAGAAGATAGCAAGGGATGCTGTTGCAGAAGCTAAAAATCTTCGTGAGCCATTAGAGGCTGCCATCGTTGATAATAAAGAATTGAAGAGACAGATGTCTAATTACGATAGAGATAAAGCTGCATTAGCG gctaaaacaaaacaactagCGTCATTAGAAAAACAATTCGAAGTTCTCAAATGGGAGTACGAAGTATTACAAGTACGTTACGACAGAGTACTGGCGGAAAGAGACGAGTTGAAGTCGAGATTCTCGAGGGCGGTGCTGGAGGTGCAGCAGAAGGCTAGCTTGAAGACGGCGCTGTTGGAGGCGAAATTGAAGAATATGGAGGGCAGTGACCTGGGACCTAGGGACTTGCAT GAACTACTGAAACTAAAAGACACACAAGTAGAAGATCTTCGATACGAAGCCGCTCGCCTTCGTAAAGCACACGATGATTTGCTGGCTACTTACGAAGCTAAACTTGCGAAGTTGGGTGTACCTGCTGAGGAACTCGGTTTCAA ACCCTTGAAAGCGGTTGCCGTGGCGGGCATGTCACCTGTTATTGGCCAGGGTCCTGCAGGACTAGTGACTAAAGAACAATAG
- the LOC115455987 gene encoding uncharacterized protein LOC115455987, with translation MFLEACKCVLYCASFLSLVVIDYALGNGFVDLLHGLFCKIICFVKRTIREETKDAEMAGSAQPINLSVLFTEILLLSLTIAFLNRYKQMNTKDRIDELLKESKQALWQTNEFLEKWRLRRVPTAYSYLDEEPQEIKPLKLEVPILHMAIVDTLGTTRSQPERGDAGDTVNITDSTLLSVTSLLDDESESIIDRSSEEKVDEMRTVEFNSRYLWDVVEEDATDLHD, from the exons ATGTTTTTAGAGGCTTGTAAATGTGTTCTGTACTGTGCATCCTTCCTTAGTCTAGTTGTAATAGATTATGCCCTCGGAAATGGCTTCGTGGACTTGCTCCATGGGCTGTTCTGTAAGATAATTTGCTTCGTAAAGAGAACTATTAGAGAAGAAACCAAAGATGCCGAGATGGCGGGGTCGGCGCAACCTATCAACCTGTCTGTTTTGTTCACTGAAATTTTGTTGTTATCTTTGACTATAGCG TTTCTTAATAGATACAAGCAGATGAACACAAAAGACCGGATCGACGAACTCTTGAAGGAAAGCAAGCAGGCGTTGTGGCAGACAAATGAGTTCTTGGAGAAATGGCGGCTGAGGCGG GTACCCACTGCGTATTCTTACTTAGACGAAGAGCCACAAGAGATCAAGCCTCTAAAACTTGAAGTGCCAATACTCCACATGGCTATCGTTGAT ACATTAGGAACAACAAGAAGCCAACCGGAACGCGGCGACGCCGGCGACACAGTCAACATCACAGACTCCACTCTCCTCTCAGTCACATCACTACTCGACGATGAGAGCGAGTCGATAATCGACAGGAGTAGTGAAGAGAAAGTCGATGAAATGAGAACCGTGGAGTTTAACAGCCGATATCTTTGGGATGTCGTTGAAGAGGATGCCACGGATTTGCATGACTGA